The following proteins come from a genomic window of Paenibacillus sp. CAA11:
- a CDS encoding AI-2E family transporter has product MLPLYKKYWRTFFDIAVIVLTVYLVMFLFSKLYQLAAPVFLSFFVFILIEPLARFLNRRGLAKPFASAISVILFLVLLLGILFGAGLLIVTQITRFSNNLPDYTYMLQHQFAQTTTYLQTQLDALPENVTEKMNGYFADATNLLTKWMKSFFGYLIGILGSFSSFMANFGIAIILAFFLSMEIKDWRKTAYEKTPKTIKIAFQFLRNHVFRAIGSYLKAQVILMSITFVLVLIGLFIVGTGNELTMALISAVFDILPLLGVSTVLIPWIIYLFIVGKTAMAVGILITLAVVLVVRQLLEPKITGNSIGVSSAFLMLSFAIVSMSLFGVAGLILSPILLILLKELIQQGYLQRWIRLPQEEFIVSPFSVMGSSPAEASHTKPVEDAQPSSSDRTSS; this is encoded by the coding sequence ATGCTTCCCCTGTATAAAAAATACTGGCGCACTTTTTTTGATATCGCCGTGATTGTGCTTACTGTCTACCTGGTCATGTTCCTCTTCAGTAAGCTCTATCAGCTGGCTGCGCCGGTCTTCCTATCGTTCTTCGTCTTTATTCTGATTGAGCCCCTTGCCAGATTTCTGAATCGGCGTGGGTTGGCCAAGCCATTCGCTTCTGCAATCTCCGTGATTTTGTTCTTAGTTCTGCTGCTGGGAATCCTATTTGGCGCAGGCTTGCTAATTGTAACCCAGATCACACGATTCTCGAACAATTTGCCCGATTACACATATATGCTGCAGCATCAATTTGCCCAGACCACTACATATCTTCAGACCCAGTTAGATGCTCTACCGGAAAATGTGACAGAGAAGATGAACGGATATTTTGCTGATGCAACCAACCTGCTGACGAAATGGATGAAGTCCTTTTTCGGATATCTTATTGGCATCCTGGGTTCTTTCTCTTCCTTTATGGCGAACTTCGGAATTGCCATCATTCTGGCCTTCTTCCTAAGCATGGAGATTAAAGACTGGCGCAAAACGGCTTATGAGAAAACACCGAAGACGATAAAGATCGCTTTTCAATTCCTGCGTAATCATGTGTTTCGCGCTATTGGCTCTTACTTGAAGGCTCAGGTGATCTTAATGTCCATCACTTTCGTCTTGGTTCTCATTGGCTTGTTCATTGTTGGAACCGGAAATGAGCTTACAATGGCCTTGATCAGTGCTGTTTTTGACATTTTGCCTCTGCTTGGTGTATCTACCGTGCTGATTCCATGGATCATTTATCTGTTCATTGTCGGCAAAACAGCGATGGCTGTTGGAATCCTGATCACTCTTGCCGTCGTGCTGGTTGTAAGGCAGCTCCTGGAACCGAAAATTACCGGAAATTCCATCGGCGTCTCCTCTGCCTTTCTGATGCTCTCCTTCGCCATTGTCTCCATGTCATTATTTGGCGTAGCGGGCTTAATCCTGTCTCCAATTCTGCTGATTCTGCTTAAGGAGCTTATACAGCAAGGGTACTTGCAGCGCTGGATCCGCCTGCCCCAGGAAGAGTTCATTGTCTCTCCCTTCAGCGTAATGGGAAGTTCTCCTGCGGAGGCATCTCATACGAAGCCGGTGGAAGACGCCCAGCCCTCCTCCTCAGATCGAACTTCATCTTAG